The Methyloterricola oryzae genome has a window encoding:
- a CDS encoding alpha/beta fold hydrolase, translating to MKLSARVLCSLTIALAMCSSCSVVLADQQLQWPAKTYYRYLEVEGNRIFYREAGDRRNPTIVLLHGFPSSSHTYRELIPLLSGSFHIIAPDYLGSGYSDHPSPEHTRYTFDLLAKHVLGLLRTLKINKYAIYIQDFGAPVGYRVMLQSPDSLQALIVQNANAYLDGLTDARREFFKAAHQDRSPKQVALLFEFVSREAIINRQYLRDVKGKEDIVSPDSWTHDLAFLATEADKRIQVQLFQDYYNNLLAYPKWQVFLRERRPPTLIVWGKNDPAFVAAGATAYLRDVPGAELHLLDAGHFAVEEKPIEVAQHVLRFLSKVFASSEGGARQQHATDGATRRR from the coding sequence ATGAAACTTTCAGCTCGTGTTCTGTGCAGCCTCACAATCGCACTAGCGATGTGTTCTTCGTGCTCCGTTGTTCTCGCAGACCAACAGCTTCAGTGGCCAGCCAAGACATACTATCGATATCTGGAGGTTGAGGGTAACAGGATTTTCTACCGGGAAGCGGGAGATCGCAGGAACCCCACCATCGTCCTGCTGCATGGGTTCCCCTCGTCTTCGCACACTTATAGGGAATTGATACCGCTGCTATCCGGCTCTTTCCACATCATTGCACCGGACTACCTCGGATCTGGCTACAGCGACCATCCGAGCCCTGAGCATACGAGGTATACCTTTGATCTCCTCGCAAAACACGTTCTCGGTTTGCTTCGCACGCTGAAGATTAACAAATATGCCATCTACATTCAGGATTTTGGAGCACCGGTCGGCTATCGGGTGATGCTGCAATCTCCGGATTCGCTGCAGGCACTAATCGTTCAGAACGCGAATGCCTATCTTGATGGTTTGACGGATGCAAGACGCGAGTTCTTCAAGGCAGCCCATCAGGATCGTTCACCGAAACAGGTGGCATTACTCTTTGAGTTCGTGAGCCGGGAAGCCATCATCAACCGACAATACCTGCGAGATGTCAAAGGCAAGGAAGACATTGTCAGTCCGGATAGCTGGACGCACGATCTTGCGTTTCTCGCCACGGAAGCTGATAAGCGAATTCAGGTTCAACTGTTTCAGGACTACTACAACAACCTTCTCGCATACCCAAAATGGCAGGTGTTCCTACGCGAACGGCGCCCGCCAACATTGATTGTTTGGGGGAAAAATGATCCGGCATTCGTCGCCGCGGGTGCAACGGCCTATCTTAGAGATGTTCCGGGCGCGGAACTGCACTTGCTTGATGCGGGCCATTTTGCGGTTGAAGAGAAGCCCATAGAGGTCGCTCAGCACGTTCTTCGCTTTCTAAGCAAAGTATTTGCGAGTAGCGAAGGTGGGGCCCGACAACAGCATGCAACGGACGGCGCTACGCGCCGCCGCTGA
- a CDS encoding VOC family protein, whose protein sequence is MKQSLGLVSLVVRDYDEALAFFIGTLGFRLVEDTFVPEQSKRWVVVSPPGASESQLLLARASTPEQESHIGGQTGGRVFLFLYTDDFWRDYESYRAKGVVFVREPKEEPYGTVAVFLDLYGNMWDLLQPTQSHI, encoded by the coding sequence ATGAAACAATCTCTCGGTCTTGTATCCCTCGTCGTCCGCGATTACGACGAAGCTCTCGCATTCTTTATTGGCACGCTTGGCTTTCGGCTTGTCGAAGACACTTTCGTTCCAGAGCAATCCAAGCGCTGGGTCGTCGTATCCCCGCCAGGCGCGAGCGAATCACAACTGCTTCTTGCTCGGGCATCAACCCCCGAACAGGAGTCGCATATTGGTGGTCAAACCGGCGGTCGCGTATTTCTATTTCTCTACACGGATGACTTCTGGCGTGATTACGAGTCATATAGAGCCAAAGGAGTCGTATTTGTCCGAGAGCCGAAAGAGGAGCCATATGGCACGGTGGCGGTATTCCTGGATCTCTACGGCAACATGTGGGATCTGCTTCAGCCCACACAGTCGCATATCTGA